One segment of Rickettsiales bacterium Ac37b DNA contains the following:
- a CDS encoding hypothetical protein (Protein of unknown function (DUF2671)) has product MQLLKDIGDYLASDKAKGADEDSAIYDVRYACRASVLINESLQKGCDVMQLPNGDIVVTEKKTFTFQYTWDDKKGKLVRVQSANRVRKLRTKKKTRGSSY; this is encoded by the coding sequence ATGCAATTGTTAAAAGACATAGGAGATTATTTGGCATCTGATAAAGCTAAGGGTGCAGATGAAGATAGTGCGATATATGATGTTCGATACGCTTGTAGGGCTAGCGTATTGATTAATGAATCGCTACAGAAAGGCTGTGATGTTATGCAATTACCTAATGGTGATATTGTAGTAACAGAAAAGAAGACCTTTACATTTCAATATACATGGGATGATAAAAAAGGTAAGTTAGTAAGAGTACAATCTGCTAATAGAGTGAGGAAACTCAGAACAAAGAAAAAAACTCGTGGTAGCTCTTATTAA
- a CDS encoding Outer membrane protein W codes for MKKFLVGCAISTSLLAFSGVASAQEITREGSVFTKIGVQGIFPTAENKSKDAAGNVAKKSKFKNAVGVELAGTYFFTDNFAAELGVSYTQYKLKNVVGSTDTLKTNAVPVTLMLQYHTPTFGFASPYVGAGYSYAFLQSKKNKESTVKRKAKNVSAPVLQVGSNFDLGESFGLNLDVKQFWLKPKYKVADKKEKYKMNPTVVTLGVTYKF; via the coding sequence ATGAAAAAGTTTTTAGTAGGATGTGCAATTAGTACATCATTATTAGCTTTCAGTGGTGTTGCTTCTGCTCAAGAAATAACACGTGAAGGTTCTGTGTTTACAAAAATTGGTGTACAAGGCATATTCCCTACAGCTGAAAATAAAAGCAAAGATGCTGCTGGTAATGTAGCTAAAAAATCAAAATTTAAAAATGCTGTTGGCGTTGAATTAGCTGGTACATATTTCTTCACCGATAATTTTGCTGCTGAGCTAGGTGTTAGCTATACACAATACAAATTAAAAAATGTAGTTGGTAGTACAGACACATTAAAAACCAATGCGGTACCTGTTACTTTAATGTTACAATACCATACTCCTACTTTTGGTTTTGCTAGCCCATATGTAGGTGCTGGTTACAGCTATGCTTTCTTACAAAGCAAAAAAAATAAAGAATCAACTGTAAAAAGAAAAGCTAAAAATGTATCTGCTCCAGTATTACAAGTTGGTAGTAATTTTGACTTAGGCGAAAGCTTTGGTTTAAATTTAGATGTAAAACAATTCTGGTTAAAACCAAAATATAAAGTTGCAGATAAAAAGGAAAAATATAAAATGAACCCTACAGTTGTGACTTTAGGTGTAACTTATAAGTTCTAG
- the gcp gene encoding tRNA N6-adenosine threonylcarbamoyltransferase, which yields MIKVLGIESSCDETAVAIISDKKEIISNLVNSQLTEHSPYGGVVPEIAARMHMEKLDTLILQSLKQANLGLEALDAISVTTGPGLIGGLIVGLMTAKGIASVINKPLIAVNHLEGHALSVRLTSDVEFPFLLLLISGGHCQILIVKNVGSYQQLGTTLDDALGEAFDKVAKMLKLSYPGGPNIEKYAEYGDNLRFSFPRSLRGTPNCNFSFSGLKTAVKRTVDTFEILEKQDICDICASFQYTVTEILEDRLSNALEYCNKYYPSINSLVIAGGVASNRFIRDRLSTLATKNNFQLLVPPIELCTDNAAMIGWVGIERLKLGLIDNLNVVPKAVWPL from the coding sequence TTGATTAAAGTTTTAGGTATTGAAAGCAGTTGTGATGAAACTGCGGTAGCTATTATCAGCGATAAAAAAGAAATTATTTCTAATTTAGTAAACTCTCAGCTTACAGAGCATAGTCCTTACGGAGGGGTAGTGCCTGAAATTGCTGCACGTATGCACATGGAAAAATTAGATACCCTAATTTTGCAAAGTTTAAAACAAGCAAATCTTGGTTTAGAAGCATTGGATGCTATATCAGTTACTACAGGACCTGGCCTTATTGGAGGGTTAATAGTTGGTCTGATGACGGCTAAGGGTATTGCTTCTGTTATTAATAAACCTTTAATTGCAGTAAATCATTTGGAAGGACATGCTTTAAGTGTAAGGCTTACAAGTGATGTAGAGTTTCCTTTTTTGTTGTTACTAATTTCAGGTGGGCATTGCCAAATTTTAATTGTCAAAAATGTTGGTTCATATCAGCAATTAGGTACTACGCTTGATGATGCGCTGGGAGAGGCATTTGATAAAGTAGCTAAAATGTTAAAATTAAGTTATCCAGGAGGACCTAATATTGAGAAGTATGCAGAGTATGGTGATAATTTAAGATTTTCATTCCCTCGTTCTTTACGAGGTACGCCAAACTGTAATTTTTCATTTTCTGGTCTAAAAACAGCTGTAAAGCGTACAGTAGATACTTTTGAGATACTAGAAAAACAAGATATTTGTGATATTTGTGCTTCTTTTCAATATACAGTAACAGAAATTTTAGAAGATCGGTTAAGTAATGCTTTGGAGTATTGTAATAAGTATTATCCCTCAATTAATTCATTGGTAATAGCAGGAGGAGTGGCATCAAATAGATTTATTAGAGATAGGTTGTCAACTCTTGCCACTAAGAATAATTTTCAATTATTAGTACCTCCCATCGAATTATGTACTGATAATGCTGCAATGATAGGATGGGTAGGTATAGAAAGGCTGAAACTAGGTTTAATAGATAATTTAAATGTAGTGCCTAAAGCTGTGTGGCCATTATGA
- the miaA gene encoding tRNA dimethylallyltransferase: MSLKILVIAGPTASGKSRLALYLAEKYNGVIINADALQLYKYIPILSAQPSKDDLLQQEHRLYSILEPDKLCSVGSFLKLAINEIENVFNKNKLPIIVGGSGLYIRSLIYGLSEIPEISETLREEIRNQYDLVGAESFYQSLIKADPKVEGIIRNTDSQRMIRAFEVIKQTSKSIIEWQKDKIIPYYNQNQFIQITLMPDRNYLYNNCNVRFKNMIENGVIEEIKVLIKKNIKIDAVKKAVGMIEMIQYLEGTIDLSELIKLGEQKTRNYAKRQITWFKHQLPEAKRILYADYNELVNTVNYINLL, translated from the coding sequence ATGAGCTTAAAAATACTTGTAATAGCAGGACCTACTGCTTCTGGTAAATCAAGGTTGGCATTGTATTTAGCGGAAAAATATAATGGAGTTATTATTAATGCTGATGCGCTGCAATTATATAAATATATACCAATTCTTTCGGCGCAGCCAAGTAAGGATGATTTATTACAGCAAGAACACAGGCTTTATAGTATATTAGAACCAGATAAGCTATGTTCAGTAGGAAGTTTCTTGAAATTGGCTATTAACGAAATTGAAAATGTGTTTAATAAAAATAAACTACCCATAATTGTAGGGGGTAGTGGGCTATATATACGTAGTTTAATATACGGTCTATCAGAGATACCAGAAATTAGCGAAACTCTTAGGGAGGAAATACGAAATCAATATGATTTGGTAGGTGCTGAGAGTTTTTATCAATCTTTAATTAAAGCAGATCCTAAGGTGGAAGGTATTATTAGAAATACAGATAGTCAGCGTATGATAAGAGCATTTGAGGTAATAAAGCAAACTAGCAAATCTATAATAGAATGGCAAAAAGATAAAATTATTCCGTATTATAACCAAAATCAATTTATACAAATAACATTAATGCCAGATAGAAACTACTTATATAATAATTGTAACGTACGTTTCAAGAATATGATAGAAAATGGTGTGATAGAAGAAATTAAAGTTTTAATTAAAAAAAATATAAAAATAGATGCCGTTAAGAAGGCTGTAGGTATGATTGAAATGATCCAATATCTAGAAGGTACAATAGATTTATCAGAATTAATTAAGTTAGGTGAACAGAAGACTAGAAACTATGCTAAAAGGCAAATTACTTGGTTTAAGCATCAATTACCAGAAGCTAAGCGTATTTTATATGCTGATTATAACGAATTAGTTAATACAGTGAATTATATAAATTTATTGTAA